A single window of Litorilinea aerophila DNA harbors:
- a CDS encoding CTP synthase, which yields MSKYIFVTGGVLSGLGKGVTVASIGRILKARGLRVATMKLDPYLNVDPGTMSPYQHGEVFVTEDGAETDLDLGHYERFVDENTSKLSNVTSGQIYNYVLNQERRGDYLGGTIQVIPHVTNEIKRRIGLLARTNNPDVVLVEIGGTVGDIEGLPFLEAIRQMRKDVGRRNTLYVHVTWLPYLAASKELKTKPTQHSVRELRGIGIQPDVIALRSDHPVDEDVLAKVALFCDVEQEAVIPLVTADTIYAVPLSLEKAGLGDWLVQQLQLTVTRDPQAGLADWERFVQEIRRPKPSLRIGLVGKYVELEDAYLSVKEALLHAGLAIGYDVHIEWISSEDLEKGRNLELLETVDGIVVPGGFGYRGIEGKIVAARYAREHQVPYLGLCLGMQVMCIELARAVFNSDEPNSTEFDLSTEYPIIDLMPDQRDIADMGGTMRLGIYPCQLKPGTRAAEAYAAMGFGHVIQERHRHRFEFNNHYRADMEAHGMVFSGLSPDGRLVEIAELADHPFMVGSQFHPEFKSRPNRPHPLFLGLVKAARRYAENHRTPEHQPVDGQEEAAAARGDAFSPAS from the coding sequence ATGAGCAAGTATATCTTCGTCACCGGCGGCGTCCTGTCCGGCCTGGGCAAGGGCGTGACCGTGGCCTCCATCGGGCGGATCCTCAAGGCCCGGGGGCTACGGGTCGCCACCATGAAGCTCGACCCCTACCTCAACGTGGACCCCGGCACCATGTCCCCGTACCAACATGGCGAAGTCTTCGTCACCGAGGACGGCGCCGAGACCGACCTGGACCTGGGCCACTACGAGCGCTTTGTGGACGAGAACACCAGCAAGCTGAGCAACGTCACCAGCGGCCAGATCTACAACTACGTGCTCAACCAGGAGCGGCGGGGCGACTACCTGGGCGGCACCATCCAGGTCATCCCCCACGTGACCAACGAGATCAAGCGGCGCATCGGTCTGTTGGCTCGCACCAACAACCCCGACGTGGTGCTGGTGGAAATCGGCGGTACGGTGGGCGACATCGAGGGCCTGCCCTTCCTGGAGGCCATCCGCCAGATGCGCAAAGATGTGGGCCGCCGCAACACCCTCTACGTCCACGTCACCTGGCTCCCCTACCTGGCCGCCAGCAAAGAACTCAAGACCAAGCCCACCCAGCACAGTGTGCGGGAGCTGCGGGGCATCGGCATCCAGCCGGACGTCATCGCGCTGCGCAGCGACCACCCGGTGGACGAAGATGTGCTGGCCAAAGTAGCCCTCTTTTGCGACGTGGAGCAGGAAGCGGTCATCCCCCTGGTTACGGCAGACACCATCTACGCCGTCCCCCTCAGCCTGGAGAAAGCCGGCCTGGGCGACTGGCTGGTCCAGCAGCTGCAGTTGACCGTCACCCGGGATCCCCAGGCTGGCCTGGCCGACTGGGAGCGCTTCGTCCAGGAGATCCGGCGGCCCAAGCCCAGCCTGCGCATCGGCCTGGTGGGCAAGTACGTGGAGCTGGAGGACGCCTACCTGAGCGTCAAGGAGGCACTGCTCCATGCAGGCCTGGCCATCGGCTACGACGTCCACATTGAGTGGATCAGCTCCGAGGATCTGGAAAAGGGGCGCAACCTGGAGCTGCTGGAAACGGTGGATGGCATCGTGGTTCCCGGCGGCTTTGGGTACCGGGGCATTGAAGGCAAGATCGTCGCCGCCCGCTACGCCCGGGAGCACCAGGTCCCCTACCTGGGCCTCTGCCTGGGCATGCAGGTCATGTGCATTGAGCTGGCCCGGGCCGTGTTCAACAGCGACGAGCCCAACAGCACCGAATTCGACCTCAGCACCGAATACCCCATCATTGACCTCATGCCGGACCAGCGGGATATCGCCGATATGGGCGGCACCATGCGTCTCGGCATCTACCCCTGCCAGCTCAAGCCTGGCACCCGGGCCGCGGAAGCCTACGCCGCCATGGGCTTCGGCCACGTGATCCAGGAGCGCCATCGTCACCGCTTCGAGTTCAACAACCACTACCGGGCGGACATGGAAGCCCACGGCATGGTCTTCAGCGGCCTCTCGCCCGATGGCCGCCTGGTGGAGATCGCGGAGCTGGCCGACCATCCCTTCATGGTGGGCAGCCAGTTCCACCCCGAATTCAAAAGCCGGCCCAACCGTCCCCACCCGCTGTTCCTGGGGTTGGTCAAGGCGGCCCGGCGCTACGCGGAAAATCATCGGACCCCAGAACATCAGCCGGTAGATGGGCAGGAAGAAGCCGCCGCCGCTCGGGGGGATGCCTTTTCCCCTGCTTCATAG
- a CDS encoding YebC/PmpR family DNA-binding transcriptional regulator produces MSGHSKWSTIKRKKGANDAARGKLFTKLAREIQVAARSGADPATNFTLRLAVERARMENMPKENIERAIRRGAGLEKEVDDIEEVTYEGYGPHGIAILVNCLTDNRNRTIAEVRRCFTRANGNLGEPGSVAWQFTEVGYILFNRQTDDGEPRDLDPEAIFMAALEAGAEDVVVSEDAVEVYTARNDLAQVSQALTEAGFEPDESKLIMRPNTTIALEPDEATTVLNLIEALEELDDVNNVYHNLELTDEVMAQLA; encoded by the coding sequence ATGTCTGGACATTCCAAATGGTCAACCATTAAGCGCAAAAAAGGCGCCAACGACGCTGCGCGCGGCAAGTTATTCACCAAGCTGGCCCGGGAGATCCAGGTAGCTGCCCGCAGCGGCGCGGATCCTGCCACCAACTTCACCCTGCGCCTGGCGGTGGAGCGGGCGCGCATGGAAAACATGCCCAAGGAGAACATCGAACGGGCTATCCGCCGGGGGGCCGGGCTGGAAAAAGAGGTGGACGACATCGAAGAGGTGACCTACGAAGGGTACGGTCCCCACGGTATCGCCATCCTGGTCAACTGTCTGACCGACAACCGCAACCGCACCATTGCTGAAGTCCGCCGCTGCTTCACCCGGGCCAACGGCAACCTGGGCGAACCGGGATCCGTGGCCTGGCAGTTCACAGAGGTGGGCTACATCCTTTTTAACCGCCAGACCGATGACGGTGAGCCGCGCGACCTGGATCCAGAGGCTATCTTCATGGCCGCGCTGGAGGCAGGCGCTGAAGACGTAGTCGTCAGCGAGGACGCGGTGGAGGTCTACACGGCGCGCAACGACCTGGCCCAGGTCAGCCAGGCGTTGACCGAGGCGGGCTTCGAGCCCGACGAGTCCAAGCTCATCATGCGGCCCAACACCACCATCGCCCTGGAGCCCGACGAGGCGACCACGGTCCTGAACCTGATCGAAGCCCTGGAAGAGCTGGACGACGTCAACAACGTCTACCACAACCTGGAGCTGACCGACGAAGTCATGGCCCAGCTGGCCTGA
- the ruvC gene encoding crossover junction endodeoxyribonuclease RuvC, producing MAAKARQAAAQANEIQGKWDRVALGIDPGTATTGYGVVAQSPDGDLVLLACGVIRTQPGQPMHLRLLEIYEDLHGLMDEFSPTEMAVEKLFFGRNVTNAISVGQARGAVLLAAAKRGLPVSEYTPAEIKQAIAGYGNAEKRQIQEMVQRLLGLAQIPRPDDAADGVAVALCHLQTVRYQDLLSSQAG from the coding sequence ATGGCGGCAAAGGCCCGACAGGCAGCGGCGCAGGCCAACGAGATCCAGGGGAAGTGGGATCGGGTGGCCCTGGGCATTGACCCAGGCACGGCCACCACGGGCTACGGCGTGGTGGCCCAGTCACCCGACGGCGACCTGGTCCTGTTGGCCTGTGGCGTCATTCGCACCCAGCCCGGCCAGCCCATGCATCTGCGCCTGCTGGAAATCTACGAGGATCTCCATGGGCTGATGGATGAGTTCTCGCCCACCGAAATGGCGGTGGAGAAGCTCTTCTTCGGCCGCAACGTGACCAACGCCATTTCCGTGGGACAGGCTCGCGGGGCAGTCCTTCTGGCGGCCGCCAAGCGGGGACTGCCGGTGTCCGAGTACACGCCGGCGGAAATCAAGCAGGCCATTGCCGGCTATGGCAACGCTGAGAAACGACAGATTCAGGAAATGGTTCAACGCCTGTTGGGCCTGGCCCAGATCCCCCGGCCAGACGACGCCGCCGATGGCGTGGCGGTGGCCCTGTGTCACCTGCAGACGGTCCGGTATCAGGATCTCCTTTCCTCTCAGGCCGGGTAA
- a CDS encoding response regulator transcription factor — protein sequence MTNVQNYSSEIPQERKHVRILVVDDEDALCHLLRISLEKIGHTVVTATNGRQALERFAEDSIDLVLLDIIMPGMDGFEVCRALREQSDVPVVMLTALNRSDDVVRGFGLGADDYITKPFSFREVQVRIEAILRRVYWQDRSAVASRPETGDIVLNTDAHEALVRGQRVQLTPIEYRLLRYMMGMPNRAVSKSELFRQVWGYDMVGSTNLVEVAVRRLREKIEEDPSNPVYLVTVHGVGYKFHPKPETTSNPA from the coding sequence ATGACCAATGTACAGAATTATTCTTCGGAGATCCCGCAAGAGCGAAAGCATGTCCGGATCCTGGTAGTCGATGACGAAGATGCCCTTTGCCACCTGTTGCGCATCTCCCTGGAAAAGATAGGCCACACGGTGGTCACTGCCACCAATGGCCGGCAGGCCCTGGAGCGTTTTGCAGAGGATTCAATCGATTTGGTGTTATTAGACATTATTATGCCAGGGATGGACGGCTTCGAGGTCTGCCGGGCGCTGCGGGAGCAGTCGGATGTGCCCGTTGTCATGTTGACCGCCCTGAACCGCTCCGATGACGTGGTGCGGGGGTTTGGGCTGGGCGCGGATGATTACATCACCAAGCCTTTCAGCTTTCGGGAAGTGCAGGTACGCATCGAGGCGATCTTGCGACGGGTCTACTGGCAGGATCGCAGTGCCGTGGCGTCCCGCCCGGAGACGGGCGACATCGTGCTGAACACAGACGCCCACGAAGCTCTGGTACGGGGACAACGGGTCCAATTGACGCCTATCGAATATCGGCTGCTGCGCTACATGATGGGAATGCCTAACCGGGCGGTGAGCAAGAGCGAGCTCTTCCGCCAGGTCTGGGGGTATGACATGGTGGGCAGCACCAACCTGGTGGAAGTGGCCGTGCGGCGCCTGCGGGAAAAGATTGAGGAAGATCCGTCCAACCCGGTCTACCTGGTCACCGTCCACGGCGTGGGGTACAAATTTCACCCAAAGCCGGAGACGACGTCCAACCCGGCGTAG
- the ruvA gene encoding Holliday junction branch migration protein RuvA: protein MIRLIRGTVIAHGKDHLVVEVANAVGLKIFVPEPTRTQAASGATIVLHTYLQVREDALNLFGFATEEELEIFELLLGVSGVGPKVALSTLSALSPDALRLALANNEPAVIARVPGIGKRTAEKIILELKDKVRESQAGLEALAAVADVDAEVIEALIALGYSVVEAQRAVQRLPKEATGVEERLRLALSQFSA from the coding sequence ATGATTCGCCTGATCCGGGGCACCGTCATCGCCCATGGCAAGGACCATCTTGTGGTGGAGGTGGCCAATGCGGTGGGGCTCAAGATCTTTGTGCCTGAGCCCACCCGTACCCAGGCCGCCTCTGGAGCCACCATCGTCCTGCATACCTACCTGCAGGTGCGGGAAGATGCCCTCAACCTCTTCGGCTTTGCCACCGAGGAGGAGCTGGAGATCTTCGAGCTGCTCCTGGGGGTGAGTGGCGTGGGCCCCAAGGTGGCCCTCTCCACCCTGAGCGCCCTGAGCCCCGATGCCCTGCGGCTGGCCCTGGCCAACAATGAGCCGGCTGTCATCGCTCGAGTGCCGGGCATCGGCAAACGGACGGCGGAAAAGATCATCCTGGAGCTCAAGGACAAGGTGCGGGAGAGCCAGGCCGGCCTGGAGGCCCTGGCCGCGGTGGCCGATGTGGACGCGGAGGTCATCGAGGCCCTCATCGCCCTGGGCTACAGCGTGGTGGAGGCCCAACGCGCCGTGCAGCGCCTGCCCAAGGAAGCCACCGGCGTGGAGGAGCGGCTGCGCCTGGCCCTGAGCCAGTTCAGCGCCTGA
- the efp gene encoding elongation factor P produces MAEVQTLRRGNIYEEDNQLWRVLDYQHIKMARGGATIRLKVRNVRTGATVEKTYNSGARVQDVRLDSRQVQYLYNDGQFYYFMDTDTFEQIALPPEALEGIVEYLVDNQVVTLLSYNGEPIEVSLPTTVDLKVVWAEAAVAGDTANAPTKQVELETGLRMQVPMFVNEGDIIRVDTRDGSYVTRVQK; encoded by the coding sequence ATGGCAGAAGTACAAACCCTGCGTCGGGGAAACATTTACGAAGAAGACAATCAGCTCTGGCGGGTGCTGGATTATCAGCACATCAAGATGGCTCGGGGCGGCGCCACCATTCGCCTGAAGGTGCGCAACGTGCGTACCGGCGCCACCGTGGAAAAGACCTACAACAGCGGCGCCCGGGTCCAGGACGTGCGGCTGGACAGCCGGCAGGTTCAATACCTGTACAATGACGGCCAGTTCTACTATTTCATGGACACCGACACCTTCGAGCAGATTGCCCTGCCGCCCGAAGCCCTGGAAGGGATTGTGGAGTACCTGGTGGACAACCAGGTGGTCACCCTGCTCTCCTACAACGGTGAACCCATCGAGGTGAGCCTGCCCACCACGGTGGACCTGAAGGTGGTCTGGGCGGAGGCAGCCGTGGCCGGCGATACGGCCAACGCGCCCACCAAGCAGGTGGAGCTGGAGACCGGGCTGCGCATGCAGGTGCCCATGTTCGTGAACGAGGGGGACATCATCCGGGTGGATACCCGGGACGGCAGCTACGTCACCCGGGTGCAGAAGTAG
- a CDS encoding threonine ammonia-lyase: MANVRQDLPAEAGDFPWPTLAAIRATRARLAPWILETPVWSWRARELVEELGPETRVTLKLELFQHTGTFKPRGALAVMLALGPSQLARGVTAVSAGNHAIAVAFAARLLGTSAKVVMPRTANPFRVERCRAYGAEVVLADDVKQAFERVQAIEAEEGRFFVHPFEGPLTALGTGTLGLELATQVPDLDAVIIPIGGGGLCGGMAAAIKQMRPHCQVFGVEPEGADTMHRSFAAGAPQAIEQVRTIADSLGAPHAAPYSFQLCRTFVDDLVLVSDDELRRAMDLLYRSMKLAVEPAGAAATAALLGPLRARLQGKHVGVLVCGSNIDLATFAGLVGPVHSVEK; the protein is encoded by the coding sequence ATGGCGAATGTCCGCCAGGATTTACCCGCCGAAGCCGGGGACTTTCCCTGGCCGACCCTGGCCGCCATCCGGGCCACCCGAGCCCGGCTTGCCCCCTGGATCCTGGAAACACCTGTCTGGTCCTGGCGAGCCCGGGAGCTGGTGGAGGAGCTGGGGCCCGAGACCCGGGTCACGTTGAAGCTGGAGCTCTTTCAGCACACGGGCACCTTTAAACCTCGGGGCGCGCTGGCTGTCATGTTGGCCCTGGGGCCTTCCCAGCTGGCCCGGGGCGTCACCGCGGTCAGCGCCGGCAACCACGCCATCGCCGTCGCCTTTGCCGCCCGGCTTCTGGGCACCAGCGCCAAGGTGGTCATGCCCCGGACGGCCAATCCCTTTCGGGTGGAACGCTGCCGGGCCTACGGCGCGGAGGTGGTGCTGGCGGACGATGTGAAACAGGCCTTTGAGCGGGTTCAGGCCATTGAGGCGGAGGAGGGGCGCTTCTTCGTCCACCCCTTTGAGGGCCCCCTGACCGCCCTGGGGACGGGAACCCTGGGCCTGGAGCTGGCCACCCAGGTGCCCGATCTGGATGCAGTGATCATCCCCATCGGGGGTGGAGGCCTCTGCGGAGGGATGGCTGCCGCCATCAAACAGATGCGGCCCCACTGCCAGGTGTTCGGGGTGGAGCCCGAGGGGGCCGACACCATGCATCGGAGCTTTGCCGCCGGCGCTCCCCAGGCCATCGAACAGGTGCGCACCATCGCCGACAGCCTGGGCGCCCCCCACGCCGCGCCCTACAGCTTTCAGTTATGCCGGACCTTTGTGGATGACCTGGTGCTGGTGAGCGACGACGAGCTGCGTCGAGCCATGGATCTGCTCTACCGCTCCATGAAGCTGGCGGTGGAGCCAGCCGGTGCCGCGGCCACGGCCGCGCTCCTGGGGCCCCTGCGCGCCCGGCTGCAGGGGAAACACGTGGGGGTGTTGGTGTGTGGATCCAACATCGATCTGGCCACCTTCGCAGGGCTGGTGGGACCGGTCCACAGCGTCGAAAAATAA